The following coding sequences lie in one Spartobacteria bacterium genomic window:
- the gspH gene encoding type II secretion system protein GspH, with protein sequence MSICSRGIDTLHGSSFRGGSAFTLIEMMLVISIMGLMSALAIPSLVSRLPDIHLNNTIWQLNALMRSARTQAMAESCRVELSLNATNSTYEIWADRNHDNLKTDNELLSRTVDGLNKVEYSYWPQNTVAFHADGTFVSGDDYYNVMWFWLRAGNAKNSYTVMVWPSGQMSTYKYNNG encoded by the coding sequence ATGAGTATATGTAGTAGAGGGATTGATACGCTGCACGGATCCTCTTTTAGAGGGGGTTCGGCTTTTACGCTGATAGAAATGATGCTTGTGATCTCCATTATGGGGCTTATGTCGGCACTGGCGATTCCGTCGCTGGTATCCCGTCTCCCCGATATACACCTGAACAACACCATCTGGCAGCTGAATGCATTGATGCGCAGTGCACGCACGCAGGCCATGGCGGAATCCTGCCGTGTGGAGCTTTCGCTGAATGCAACCAACAGCACCTACGAAATATGGGCGGATAGGAATCATGATAACCTGAAGACGGATAATGAGCTCCTGTCCCGCACCGTGGATGGCTTAAACAAGGTTGAATACAGCTATTGGCCACAAAATACGGTGGCATTCCATGCCGATGGCACCTTTGTGTCGGGGGATGATTACTACAACGTCATGTGGTTCTGGTTGCGGGCGGGTAATGCAAAAAACAGTTATACAGTCATGGTGTGGCCTTCGGGCCAAATGTCTACCTACAAATATAATAACGGCTAG
- the urtE gene encoding urea ABC transporter ATP-binding subunit UrtE: MLSIKDLHVAYGQSEVIHGISFEAKPRQVIAIMGKNGMGKSTLMKSIIGVVKPKSGRVMLDETDVASWDSSRRVKAGIAYVPQGRQIFSKLTVEENILSGLNPKSTHKAELMNDAYSMFHVLYDMRKRKGGNLSGGQQQQLAIARALVSEPKVLILDEPTEGIQPSIIKDIAYLLNQIKQSKNLSIIVTEQVLSFTIDIADHMYVIESGNIIHSDAKGSINEEKIKGYLSV; this comes from the coding sequence ATGCTCTCAATTAAAGATCTACATGTCGCCTATGGCCAGAGTGAAGTCATCCATGGCATTTCCTTTGAGGCGAAACCCCGGCAAGTGATTGCCATTATGGGCAAAAACGGCATGGGAAAATCCACTCTCATGAAAAGTATCATCGGCGTGGTGAAGCCCAAATCCGGCCGTGTTATGCTGGATGAGACCGATGTGGCGTCCTGGGACAGCAGTAGGCGCGTCAAAGCCGGCATTGCCTATGTGCCTCAGGGACGGCAGATTTTCTCGAAACTGACCGTTGAAGAAAATATTCTGTCCGGTCTCAATCCCAAATCGACGCATAAGGCGGAACTGATGAACGATGCCTATAGCATGTTTCATGTGCTCTACGATATGCGTAAACGAAAGGGCGGCAACTTGTCCGGCGGACAGCAGCAGCAGCTGGCCATTGCGAGAGCTCTGGTTTCAGAACCGAAAGTACTGATTCTTGATGAACCGACGGAAGGCATTCAGCCCTCCATCATCAAGGATATCGCGTACTTGCTGAATCAGATCAAGCAGTCAAAAAACCTGTCCATCATCGTTACCGAACAGGTGCTTAGTTTTACCATCGATATTGCCGATCATATGTATGTCATCGAATCGGGAAATATCATTCATTCGGATGCCAAAGGATCCATTAATGAAGAGAAGATAAAAGGATATCTTTCTGTGTAG
- the urtD gene encoding urea ABC transporter ATP-binding protein UrtD, which translates to MSLTKYVLSVENLTVSFDGFKAVDNVSLYLEMGRVHVIIGPNGAGKTTLLDLICGKTKPTSGSIEFGKYQLTTMAEQKIVQVGVGRKFQTPSIYPALSVFENLEVSYPRGRGVWGALAFRRDEEIMERISAVAKMIYLEDKLETQGELLSHGQKQWLEIGMLLMSDPRLLMLDEPVAGMSVDERNKTAALLDKICKDRSVLVIEHDMNFVREIAHRVTVMHQGKVLAEGSMEDVEKNEKVIDVYLGH; encoded by the coding sequence ATGAGCTTAACTAAATATGTTCTCTCGGTAGAAAACCTGACGGTATCGTTCGATGGATTTAAGGCCGTAGACAATGTGTCGCTCTATCTGGAAATGGGACGGGTGCATGTGATCATCGGACCTAATGGCGCGGGTAAAACGACGCTGCTGGATCTGATCTGCGGGAAAACCAAGCCCACCTCCGGCTCCATTGAGTTTGGTAAGTACCAGCTGACCACGATGGCGGAACAGAAGATCGTTCAGGTGGGTGTCGGGCGTAAATTCCAGACGCCGTCGATCTACCCGGCGTTGTCGGTGTTCGAAAATCTGGAGGTTTCTTATCCCAGAGGGCGCGGCGTTTGGGGAGCTCTGGCCTTCAGGCGTGATGAAGAAATCATGGAGCGCATCAGTGCCGTCGCCAAAATGATCTATCTCGAAGATAAACTGGAGACCCAGGGTGAACTGCTGAGTCACGGACAAAAACAGTGGCTGGAAATCGGCATGCTGCTGATGTCCGACCCCCGTCTGCTCATGCTGGACGAACCTGTGGCTGGGATGAGTGTGGACGAACGCAATAAGACGGCCGCCCTGCTGGATAAAATATGCAAAGACCGTTCGGTGCTGGTGATTGAGCATGACATGAATTTTGTTCGTGAAATTGCTCACCGCGTCACGGTGATGCATCAGGGCAAAGTATTGGCCGAAGGCTCTATGGAAGACGTAGAGAAAAACGAAAAAGTGATCGATGTCTATCTCGGACACTGA